A window of the Streptomyces sp. NBC_01351 genome harbors these coding sequences:
- a CDS encoding ribonuclease H family protein — MSERIIAACDGAAKGNPGPAGWGWVIADPQGRPERWEAGPLGRATNNIGELTALQRVLEAVAPGTSMQVRMDSQYAMKAVTQWLPGWKRNGWKTASGQPVANRELVERIDELLADRDVTFLYVPAHREDGDHLNAIADQAASDAAVTQQAAGTAHGHADIPVPAPVAPSRRKSAAPKKRTSEGASTGRGSRAIKAKFPGSCPCGKPYTAGDMIAKHGSRWGHEACATAASEAL; from the coding sequence ATGTCCGAACGCATCATTGCCGCCTGTGACGGAGCGGCGAAAGGTAATCCCGGCCCCGCCGGATGGGGATGGGTCATCGCCGACCCCCAGGGCCGTCCCGAGCGCTGGGAGGCCGGCCCGCTCGGCCGGGCCACCAACAACATCGGGGAGCTGACCGCCCTCCAGCGCGTGCTGGAGGCGGTCGCTCCCGGGACGTCGATGCAGGTACGGATGGACTCGCAGTACGCGATGAAGGCCGTCACGCAGTGGCTCCCGGGCTGGAAGCGCAACGGCTGGAAGACCGCCTCCGGCCAGCCCGTGGCCAACCGCGAACTCGTCGAGCGCATCGACGAACTGCTCGCCGACCGCGACGTGACGTTCCTCTACGTCCCCGCCCACCGCGAGGACGGCGACCACCTGAACGCCATCGCCGACCAGGCCGCCAGCGACGCGGCCGTGACGCAGCAGGCCGCCGGCACGGCCCACGGGCACGCGGACATCCCGGTCCCCGCGCCCGTCGCCCCCTCGCGCCGCAAGTCCGCGGCGCCGAAGAAGCGTACGTCCGAAGGCGCGTCCACCGGCCGCGGATCCCGGGCCATCAAGGCGAAGTTCCCGGGCAGCTGCCCCTGTGGGAAGCCCTACACGGCCGGCGACATGATCGCCAAGCACGGCAGCCGCTGGGGCCACGAGGCCTGCGCCACCGCCGCGTCCGAGGCCCTGTAG
- a CDS encoding cold-shock protein: MATGTVKWFNSEKGFGFIAQDGGGPDVFAHYSAINASGYRELQEGQAVTFDITQGQKGPQAENITPA, from the coding sequence ATGGCTACGGGAACCGTGAAGTGGTTCAACTCGGAAAAGGGCTTCGGCTTCATCGCCCAGGACGGCGGCGGTCCGGACGTTTTCGCGCACTACTCCGCGATCAACGCCTCCGGCTACCGCGAGCTCCAGGAGGGCCAGGCCGTGACGTTCGACATCACGCAGGGCCAGAAGGGCCCGCAGGCGGAGAACATCACCCCCGCCTAA
- a CDS encoding ABC transporter permease subunit, translating into MRLVRGVTWLVVRQHRTAMWTLLAGSAALAGYFLLGRYGAADAVAQQLAGCTGPAAEHSPRCADALTAFQQEHQYPLRQPLQALALLPLVLGIFLGGPLFAAELESGTYRTALSQSVTRTGWFLAKLAVPAALTVLVSGLVTVTATWWWHEVAGPLGSRFPWHGWMPYDAIGPAAVAKALLMLMTGIALSLVLRRTVAAMGATLAVGAALLFALERVRSSLWPAVVTQWRGTEGSDRLGDSWVLGQGLLTSAGQRVGDLPHCLRAEDFQQCLARNGIVGEWARHHPPSHLWPLQWAETGLCLVLAAVLGLFCFWWTRRRLT; encoded by the coding sequence ATGAGGCTCGTACGAGGCGTGACATGGCTGGTCGTACGCCAGCACCGCACCGCGATGTGGACCCTGCTCGCCGGATCCGCCGCCCTCGCCGGGTACTTCCTGCTCGGCCGCTACGGCGCGGCCGACGCCGTCGCGCAGCAACTCGCGGGCTGCACGGGCCCCGCCGCCGAGCACTCCCCGCGGTGCGCGGACGCGCTGACCGCGTTCCAGCAGGAGCACCAGTACCCGCTGCGCCAACCCCTCCAGGCCCTCGCACTGCTCCCGCTCGTCCTCGGAATCTTCCTGGGCGGCCCGCTGTTCGCCGCGGAGCTCGAATCCGGCACCTACCGCACCGCCCTCTCCCAGTCGGTGACCCGGACCGGCTGGTTCCTGGCCAAGCTGGCCGTCCCCGCCGCCCTGACGGTCCTCGTCAGCGGGCTGGTCACGGTCACCGCGACCTGGTGGTGGCACGAGGTGGCCGGCCCCCTCGGCAGCCGCTTCCCGTGGCACGGCTGGATGCCGTACGACGCCATAGGCCCCGCCGCGGTCGCCAAGGCGCTGCTGATGCTGATGACGGGGATCGCGCTGAGCCTGGTGCTGCGCCGGACGGTGGCGGCCATGGGGGCGACCCTGGCGGTCGGCGCGGCCCTGCTGTTCGCCCTGGAACGGGTGCGGAGCTCCCTGTGGCCGGCGGTCGTCACCCAGTGGCGGGGCACGGAGGGCTCGGACCGGCTGGGTGACTCGTGGGTGCTGGGCCAGGGCCTGCTCACCTCCGCGGGACAGCGGGTCGGGGACCTGCCGCACTGCCTGCGTGCCGAGGACTTCCAGCAGTGCCTCGCCCGGAACGGGATCGTGGGGGAGTGGGCCCGGCACCATCCCCCGTCCCACCTGTGGCCGCTCCAATGGGCGGAAACGGGCCTCTGCCTCGTACTGGCGGCGGTCCTCGGACTGTTCTGCTTCTGGTGGACGCGGCGCCGTCTCACCTGA